Part of the Stigmatopora argus isolate UIUO_Sarg chromosome 3, RoL_Sarg_1.0, whole genome shotgun sequence genome, ACAGTTACAGAAGGATCAACAACAACCACTGTTACAGAAAATCCTTCCATAGTGACAGAAGTACCAGCAACAACCACAGGGAGTAAAAAAACTACCACAGCCACAGCAATACCTACAAAAGCAACAACCACAGTTTCGGAAAAGCCTACCACAGTTACAGAAGTCCCAACAACCATCACAGTTACAAAAAGACCCACCACAGTAACTGAAATATCAACAACAGCCACAGTCACAGCAAAACCTACGACAGCTACAGAAGTAGTAAAAACCACAGGAACTGAAAAAACCACAGGAACTGAAAAAACTACAAAGGTTACAGAACTTTCCACCACAGCTAAAGTTACATCGACTGAAAAACCAATCCCCGCAACAACCCTTGAAATTGTTACAGAAACAGTTCGTCCACCCACAGGGCCAAACATAGAAACTACAGCAACCCCCCAACAGACGACAATTACAGAAGAACCAACCACCATCACAACAATGACTCAGAAGCCACCCTTACCCACAACTACTCCAACAAAAGTAACAACTGAAAAGCCCCAAACAACCACCACGACAGAAAGTACACCATCAACACCATCAGGCTGTTATGTTTGTCACTGGTCAGACTGGATCAACAACCATTACCCTGATCATAACCTCAGTGGTGGAGATTATGAATCTATAGAAGATATTGATGATCCAAGTCTGACTGGCTGCAAACAACCGCTTGAAATAGAATGCAGAGCAAAAGCATATCCAAATGTAGCTTTGGAGGAGTTAGGTCAGACAGTAACATGCAACCCAACAGACGGACTGATTTGTCACAATAAAGACCAAGGTATCCCTCCAATTTGTTATGACTATGAGATTAGAGTGAAATGTTGCATCAACCAATGTGTCAGTCCAACTGAAGCTACAACTACAAGTCCACCCACAGAATCCACAACtctgacaacaacaacacagaAGCCATCTATTCCCACAGAAGTACCAACAGCAACCACAGTCACTGCAAAATCTACCACCATTACAGAAGTACCACTAACAACAACCCATGTTACAGAAAAGCCTAGCACAGTAACAAAAGTACCAACAACAATCACTGTGACAGAAAAACCTACTACAGTTACAAAAGGACCGACAACAGCCACAGTCACTGCAAAACCTACTACAGTAACAGAAGGACAGAGAACAACTACTGTTACAGAAAATCATTCCACAGTGACAGAAGTACCAGCAACAACTACAGTCAGTAAAAAAACTACCACAGCTACAGCGGTACCTACAACAGCCACAACCACAGTTTCGGAAAAGCCTACTACAGTTACAAAAGGACCGACGACAACAACAGTCACTGCAAAACCTACCACAGTAACAGAAGGACCAACAACAACCAGTGTTACAGAAAATCCTTCCACAGTGACAGAAGTGCCAGCAACAACCACTGTTACAGAAAATCCTTCCACAGTGACAGAAGTACCAGCAACAACCACAGGGAGTAAAAAAACTACCACAGCCGCAGCAATACCTACAAAAGCAACAACCACAGTTTCGGAAAAGCCTACCACAGTTACAGAAGTCCCAACAAGCATCACAGTTACAAAAAGACCCACCACAGTAACCGAAATACCAACAACAGCCACAGTCACAGCAAAACCTACGACAGCTACAGAAGTAGTAAAAACCACAGGAACTGAAAAAACTACAAAGGTTACAGAAGTTTCCACCACAGCTAAAGTTACATCGACTGAAAAACCAATCCCCGCAACAACCCTTGAAATTGTTACAGAAACAGTTCGTCCACCCACAGGGCCAAACATGGAAACTACAGCAACCCCCCAACAGACGACAATTACAGAAGTACCAACAACAACACAGAAGCCATCTATTCCCACAGAAGCACCAGCAACAACCACAGTCAGTAAAAAAACTACCACAGTTACAGAGGTaccaacaacagcagcaaccaCAGTTTCGGAAAAGCCTACCACAGTTACAGAGGTaccaacaacagcagcaaccaCAGTTTCGGAAAAGCCTACCACAGTGACAGAAGTCCCAACAACCATCACAGTCACAAAAATACCTACCACAGTGACTGGAATACCAACAACAACCACAGCCACAGTAAAACCTACCACAGTTACAGAAGTACCACAAACAAAAACCACTGTTACAGAAAGGCCTAGCACAGTTACAAAAGTACCAACAACAATCACTGTGACAGAAAAACGTACTACAGTTACAAAAGGACCGACAACAGCCACAGTCACTGCAAAACCTACTACAGGAACAGAAGGACAGAGAACAACTACTGTTACAGAAAATCGTTCCACAGTGACAGAAGTACCAGCAACAACTATAATCAGTAAAAAAACTACCACAGCTACAGCGGTACCTACAACAGCCACAACCGCAGTTTCGGAAAAGCCTACTACAGTTACAAAAGGACCGACGACAACAACAGTCACTGCAAAACCTACCACAGTAACAGAAGAACCAACAACAACCACTGTTACAGAAAATACTTCCACAGTGACAGAAGTGCCATCAACAAGCACAGTCACTGCAAAACCTACCACAGTAACAGAAGGACCAACAACAACCACTGTTACAGAAAATACTCCCACAGTGACAGAAGTGCCATCAACAAGCACAGTCACTGCAAAACCTACCACAGTAACAGAAGGACCAACAACAACCACTGTTACAGAAAATCCTTCCACAGGGACAGAAGTGCCATCAACAAGCACAGTCACTGCAAAACCTACCACAGTAACAGAAGGACCAACAACAACCACTGTTACAGAAAATCCTTCCACAGGGACAGAAGTGCCATCAACAGGCACAGTCACTGCAAAACCTACCACAGTAACAGAAGGACCAACAACAACCACTGTTACAGAAAATACTTCCACAGTGACAGAAGTGCCATCAACAAGCACAGTCACTGCAAACCCTACCACAGTAACAGAAGTTCCAATAACAACCACAGTCACTGAAAAACCTACCACAGTAACAGAAGTACCAACAAGCAAAGTCACTGCAAAAGCTACCACAGTAACAGAAGTACCAACAACAACCACAGTTACAGAAATCCCTAGCACAGTCACAGAAttaccaacaacaaaaaccacAACTTTAGAAAAACCTACCACAATTACAGAagtaccaacaacaacaaccacactcACTGAGAACCCCACTACAGTTACAGAAGTACCAACAATTACCACTGTCCCCACAAAACCTACCACAGTGTCAACAGAAAAGCCTTTAACAACTTTTACGACACTGTCTTCAACAGCTGGCAGAACCACCGAATGTTTCTGCAAATACCTTGATCAAACTTTTGCTCCAGGTAcgtatttattcatcattaacATCTCTATGATATTTCAATTTTGTCACCCAAAAGATGTCCATCAGCACAGATTTATTCCATTTCAATTTTCTCTTCTTAAACTGTGagctttatgttttttttatttttaggtacTACAATATACAATAGAACAGATGAAGCAGGTTGGTGCTTCACTGCATATTGCAATAAGACTTGCAATATTGAAAAGTACGCTGGACCCTGTCAGCCAACCATACCACCAAGACCTACCACTTCCTTGACAACTACTGGCATCACGACAATAGTTGCCACAACAACAGCCAGTACCATAAGTGTGTCCACTAAAGCACCCCCTAAAGACTGCACATTTCTTATCCCACCAAGAAAGGTACTTGACTTTGGAGTAATTTGGATcaattatatttatcattttgtgGGTAATGGTAGAGCTTctttatttctgtatttctgTGCACTAACATGTCGTTTGTGCTTTTTAGCATGGAGAAACATGGAGTTCTGACAATTGCACCACTCAACTTTGTGATGATGGGAAGGTTCTAACAGAACACAAACCATGCAATCCAATTATAATGCCTGTGTGTGAAAATGGCCAACCACCAGTGAGGATTTATGATGAAGATGGTTGCTGTTTCCATTACGAGTGCACATGTGAGTTCAATTGAAAGCCCTTTAAGCATCCCACATGCAAAAGGTCTTAAAGTCACTCATTGGTATATGCCCATTCATTTTTGCTTTACAGGTATTTGCAGTGGATGGGGCGATCCGCACTATATCACATTTGATGGTCAATACTACAGCTTCCAGAAAAACTGCACCTATGTCCTGGTTAAAGAGATTATTCCTCAACACAATTTTACCGTCCTTATTGACAACGAAAACTGTGACGACACAGGTCTAGTAACCTGTGCTCACAGCTTGATTGTCTACTACAAAAACTACGAAGTCATTCTCACACAGGAGAGGGGCACAAATACAGTCAACACGGTAAATCTTGTCATGTTTGTTGTATATATCTGTTATCTGCCTTTGAATGTTTAAATTTAGTATGAAAAGTAAAGCATAAGGCAGGCTCTTAAGTTTATTACCAAATCTTGACGTGTTCAGGTGTACGTCAATGGCAAGAAAGTCATCCCAACGTATTCCAACAATGACTTCATCATCACAAGCACGGTCATTGAGATGGTCTTGAGAATTCCTGCAATTAAAGCCATTGTGACTTTCAAAGGCCTTTTATTCAGTGTTGATTTGCCATGGTCCCTTTTCCACAACAACACAGAAGGACAGTGCGGTGAGTAACAATATGAAACAATTGTCCGTTTTGCGCATCAATTTCAAACATTAACTGATTTCGCCAGGTACGTGCGACAATAATAGAAAAAATGACTGCCGATTACCGAGTGGGCAGATTGACCCGTCTTGCCCTGATATGGCTGGTGAGTGGCACGTACCAGATAAGAACAAACCATACTGCGAGAAGCCACCGCCTCCACCAACTGCAGCACCAACTGAACTACCTTGCGATCATGAAATTTGTGAAATCATAATTAGCGAGTAAGCGAGCACACAGcaataattgttatttattgatatcGCACTTAGTCTCATCAACTCTGTATTTTCTGCTTAGTGTGTTTAAGGAATGTCACAAAGTCATCTCGCCAGAGGACTACTATGAGGCCTGTAAATTTGATGTTTGCCACATGGAAGAGGCCCACATAGGATGCTCCAGTTTGGAGGCGTACGCCTTGATGTGTGTTGCAGCATCCGTCTGTGTTGACTGGAGAAACTCGACACAGGGGCATTGCGGTAAGCATAGCCCTTTAAACCATTATagtcaccatcaatggcatttAAAGATATGTACTATTTtgatttttagcatttttaaacgTGGCttctttttcttacttttttatgaattaaaaatgaaaaacagtaaatattcacctactgattttaattattttttaacaaaaacaaaaaatataaatgttatttattattaatgcaatgttgtttattatttagtcattttagaCCATTATATGGGGGCCATAACATgagtgtatttcttttttattatgttttcaTAAAAGTTTAATCAATTTACAgttgtattaatatatatattttattaatctaaaatacattttaaaaataagaatttgGAGTCATAAGTGTGTTAATAATGTGGTTTGCATAAATTACAATGCGCATCGAACTTGCTCACCAAAGTCAACAAACTCTCCTCGCTGTAAGCATTTAGATATATCTCCTGCCAAATGTTAAATAAGGTAATTATAGTAATGATCAATTAGTGATATCTAAAGAATAATATGCAGGTAGTATATACTCATTCTATATGTGCTGTGTTTATGTGCCTCAAACAAGGAATTAAATATTTTCGATTGCATTAACAAAGTCATTAGAGGGCATTATTTTCAatgttacttttattttttttgatgtGTCAAAAATGTTGTCATATTGCAGAATTTGACTGTCCAGCCCACAAACTCTACAAACCATGTGGTCCAGTTGTAGAACCAACTTGCAATGCAAGGTACCCACTCTCATCTTGAATAGACAGCAACATGAACAATTACACTGTTGTATTCTTTTCCTAGTTGTGTGAATGTTCCCACCATTTTCTCTTTGTAGATACAATAATAAATATACAGACCAATGCTACGGAGAAAAATATTTCCAGAAATCTGACTGTAATGAATTTGTGGAGGGATGTTTCTGTCCACCTGGCACAATTTTGTTTAGTTCAAGCTCTGACATCTGTGTCTCTGCCTGTAAGCGTCACCGACAAACAACAATCTGATTACTCTAAACGTGTTAACATCAATTTAAAGCCTTTACTTTCTTGTCAAAGGTTGCACGGGACCTGACGGTGAACCTCAAGAGGTATCTGTAGCCATTGGGTCAAGGTTTTCCGAACGGTGGTTACTTGATTGTATTGTTGATGATGAACTGTTGTTTTACCATACAAGGTTGGCGATAGTTGGGTCAGTGGCTGTCAAATGTGTGTCTGTGATGCCGATACGCTGAGTGTGCAGTGTGAGCCTCGCGTGTGTCCCACTCAAGCGCCCATAACCTGCAAGGAAGGTGAAGTATTGATGAACCAAACAGTGGACTGCTGCCAAACCCTGACGTGTGGTGAGTAACTGTAACTGTAATTGTAGCAATCCCTCCAGATTGTTGTGGTATAATTGCAGTTTTGTTCCTTTTCTATTACATATGAACGTGCACTTAATTGTCCTTCCCAGTTGCTCTTCAATCCAAATGTAAGATAAACACAAATGAGACCTACTTGCACGTGAAGGACTGCAAGTCAGTTGTACCAGTGGAAATGACAACCTGCGAGGGATCCTGTGGAGCGTCAACATCAATGTGAGATTCATCGTTATGATTCAGTGGTGCCCTTTCCTGGTAGCGTTGCTTATGTGTGAAAATCTAACTGTCCAGGTACTCCGCTGAGAGCAACAGTCTGATGCGCTCTTGCTCATGTTGTCAAGAAACCGCCACCAGCAAGAAAGAAGTGGAGATGATTTGCTCCGATGGCAGCAAGATAAAGCACTCCTACATCTCCATTGAAGACTGTGGCTGTCAAGCCACACATTGTACACAAAACACAACCCACCATTTTTAACGTTTATAAATATTCCTAGAATATTGGAATGCcaattactttttgttttttgacactGTGTATTGTACATCCTTGGACTAGATACAAAATGCAATCTGACATTTTACATTGTACAATATATTTTGTTGGGCATGAGGAATgcatttgtagaaaaaaatcttaaaacatttcacattttaaagttCCATCAAAATGAATTTATGGAATCATTTATCTTACTGTTATATCTTTTCTTAGCAATAAATGACTTGGCATTCTGAAAAGCTATATTCCAATAAACATTTTCCTGTTGCATTACTTTATGTATCATTCATGTCTTAcaataacaaatattttaagCATTTTGTGGGGGCAGTTTGGATTCGATTTGGAGGCCGATGTGATTGGGAGCGTGAGTAGTTGTCTATTTTATcttcccctgcgattggctggcaaacaattcagggtgccccctgcctcatgcctgaagtcagctgggataggctgcagcaccccccacgaccctcttgaagataagtggttcagaaaatgtataataaataaaatagaatagaCAACTACTCACGCTCAATCAcaattatatacatataaagcCGCTTTGCGGTGTAGAGGTCCACTCACCTGACGTCGGAGGGGGCAGGCGTgggtgggctcgattcccgctggtggcggtttgattgggagtgcggatggtcatttgactctctgtgtgccctatgactgactggcgaccagtctagggtgaattctgcctttcgcccaaagacagcatATATATATCAtcacattttccaaaccgctttgtcctcactagggtcgcagggggtgctggagcctatcccagctgacttcaggccagaggtaagcatacctgtcaacctctgccgataactccccttataaatgattatgattaccCGGGGAGAACGTactacggtgtttgtaaggttttttgggggtttgtaaggggaatcataatcatttataagggcagttatccgcagaggttgacaggtatgggtaagggacaccctgaattggtggcccgccgattgcagggcacaaggagacaaacaaccattcacactcatacttagagtgtccaatcagcctaccatgcacatctttggaatgtgggaggaaactggagtacccggagaaaccccacgcaggcccggtgagaacgaacacaggtggaccgatctggatttgaacccaggtcccccactgcgaggccaacgcgctaatgACTTCGGGACATTCCTAATATACATATTGTTTGTTTCATTgagtcctgcgattggctggcaatcaattcaggaCGTCCCCCGTCGACTGGCcacagttggctaggatagactccagcacccccttgaccAATGTTGGGTAATAAGCGGTatgaaaagaatgaatgaaaagcttAAACAGTGCTTTCTTTGTTTGCACCGTTTCTGGTCGGAACTAATGATATGCTATCTTTTATAGCCGGACAGTTAAGAATGTTACACAGTGTCAGCCAGCTATGTCGGTGCTGAAGTCTATATGTTCACTATTAGATTAGTCTAATATTGAGCCAAATGGCTCGTTTACACCCAGTCACACCCGATCAGATATTCATTTTGAGATAATGTGCTGAATAAAAAGTGCAGTATCCGCTGAGGAGTCCATCCTTTTGAGGTAAAGTAAGTTTTTCTGCCGACTTCTCTCAAGCTTTTCCTCTTCACTGTTTCAGCTAGCTAACGTACAGCTCCCTTAATTTGAAGTCCTGTATAACACAATCAAGTAATTATATGGCTTGAGGAAGTGGTTTATTATGACTTACCGAGTCATATATGAAACGGTGTTTCGACAGTTATTGCAATCATCTTGCAGAGATGACAAGCGATGTGTAGATTTTGTGAAGACTCGTTCTTATTATTCCTCTCAAGCATATATACGTGTTTTATAAATGAATCAATGTCATTCTCTTTGCTCTCTCAGTTAACACTTGCGAGCCATGGCCTCACTCTCAGAAGAAGTTCTTCTGGTGCTGAAAAAGGTTCGCCAGAAGAAACAGGATGGCACTCTTTACTTGATGGCTGAACGCATAGCCTGGAGTCCGGAGGGCAAAGACCGCTTTACCGTCAGCCACCTTTATGCGGATATTCGCTGTGAGAGCTCTTTCCATCCAAACACGACCGTTTCGAGAGAGCGGAGCCGATTGTTAATTCTGCTTTCTTCAGGTCAGAAGATCAGCCCCGATGGAAAGGCGAAGATTCAGCTCCAGCTCGTCCTTCACTCCGGCGAAAGTACAACATTCCACTTTTCCAACGAGAGCACGGCACTCAAAGACCGGGAGGCTGCCAAAGAGTTGCTGCAGCAGCTCCTGCCCAAGTTCAAAAAGAAAGCCAACAAAGAACTAGAGGAGAAAAACAGGTGAGCTATAAGAACTTTTCCTCACTTGAATATCCTTGTTGTTATCGTTCTTGTAGAATCTAAATAGGAAGTCTTGCTCCGATGTCATTTGTGAATCCATCGCCTTGAAACTTTGTTGCTATGGAGCATGGGCCAGCAatctttaatatatatattttcacctGTAGGATGCTTCAAGAAGACCCAGTGCTTTTTCAATTATATAAAGATTTAGTGGTCAGTCAAGTCATCGGTGCTGAGGAATTCTGGGCTAACCGGTCAGGAGGCATAAACCACGCAGACCCCGCAGTTTGTAACAATAAACAAGAAGTTGGAATATCTGGAGCTTTTTTGGTGAGTGATTTAGCCAACTGTCCTATAGAATTTCATCTTGAATTTGAgctgtgctaaaaaaaaattaacatttttttctttaatttacaGGCAGATATTCGGCCTCAAACAGATGGCTGCAATGGCTTGAGATATAATTTAACGGCGGATATAATTGAATCCATTTTCAGAACCTATCCTGCAGGTAAATGTGACTCCACTCTATACAAATTTCTTTGTGTATGTGACTGCACAAACTATATGGACTCAACTTGTCGTTGCAGTCAAGCAGAAGTATTGTGAAAATGTGCCTCATAACTTGACGGAGAAGGAGTTCTGGACAAGCTTTTTTCAGTCGCAATATTTTCACCGAGATCGCATCAACACCAGCGCACAGGACATCTTTACTGAGTGTGCCAAGCAAGACGAAAAAGGTAGGAAGCAGTGAGGTGGTACAAATCTATTGTTCAAAGGtaagtataaatgtattttgtttttatttgaggttttgttttgtttttaatatagtTTTTTCTTGTGAAGGGTTAAAATCGATGGTGGTTCAAGGAGTTAAAAACCCCCTTGTTGACCTGCAGTCATTAGAAGATAAAACTTTGGATGAGGTAAGAGTTAATGAtttgatcattatttttttaacattatattACTTGCTCccatcaatggcacccaatgagttaGGGCTGGGCGATATGCCCTAAAAATCAAATCTCaaatttgtttgggtt contains:
- the gtf2h1 gene encoding general transcription factor IIH subunit 1; translated protein: MASLSEEVLLVLKKVRQKKQDGTLYLMAERIAWSPEGKDRFTVSHLYADIRCQKISPDGKAKIQLQLVLHSGESTTFHFSNESTALKDREAAKELLQQLLPKFKKKANKELEEKNRMLQEDPVLFQLYKDLVVSQVIGAEEFWANRSGGINHADPAVCNNKQEVGISGAFLADIRPQTDGCNGLRYNLTADIIESIFRTYPAVKQKYCENVPHNLTEKEFWTSFFQSQYFHRDRINTSAQDIFTECAKQDEKGLKSMVVQGVKNPLVDLQSLEDKTLDEGYGVSTPLPSTSNSNRSVKESSNYAIIKRFNHHSAMVLAAGSRKGENDQGSETSSTDGNSRDSDLFQPPIKKVKLQEAIEYEDLQRENGPKVVALNLKKSDRYAHGPVPLQSLKYTTSQEIINSVTHIQHEMANYKPNLTQVLTSTAASSAIAALSPGGLLMQTGSQQAINQMVPSDIQGELKHLYTAAGELLRHFWSCFPVNTPFLEDKLIKMNSNLERFQTTKLCPFQEKIQRQYLNKNLTSHLEQMLQTAYSKFHVWQTRRMLRKT